One region of Sphingomonas kaistensis genomic DNA includes:
- the rpsI gene encoding 30S ribosomal protein S9 translates to MADKKSLSDLAALTSQPAPEAESAAPAENAGTEGAEAAAPEANDEPQPFVPAVSDAPLREQQLDKYGRAYATGRRKDAVARVWLKPGSGKIVVNGRDQEVYFARPTLRLVINQPFGITDRAGQYDIIATVKGGGLSGQAGAVLHGIAQALSRYEPILRTTVKRAGFLTRDSRVVERKKYGKAKARRSFQFSKR, encoded by the coding sequence ATGGCCGACAAGAAGTCCCTCTCCGATCTCGCTGCGCTGACCAGCCAGCCGGCTCCGGAAGCCGAGAGCGCTGCTCCGGCCGAGAACGCCGGCACCGAAGGCGCCGAAGCCGCTGCCCCGGAAGCGAATGACGAGCCGCAGCCGTTCGTGCCGGCCGTGTCCGACGCCCCGCTGCGCGAGCAGCAGCTCGACAAGTATGGCCGCGCCTATGCGACCGGCCGCCGCAAGGACGCCGTTGCGCGGGTCTGGCTGAAGCCGGGTTCGGGCAAGATCGTCGTCAACGGCCGCGACCAGGAAGTCTATTTCGCGCGTCCGACCCTGCGTCTGGTCATCAACCAGCCGTTCGGGATCACCGATCGTGCCGGCCAGTATGACATCATCGCCACCGTCAAGGGCGGCGGTCTGTCGGGCCAGGCCGGCGCGGTGCTGCACGGCATCGCCCAGGCGCTGTCGCGCTACGAGCCGATCCTGCGCACCACGGTAAAGCGGGCCGGTTTCCTGACCCGCGATTCGCGCGTCGTCGAG
- the rplM gene encoding 50S ribosomal protein L13 encodes MKALMKTTKSAKPAEVEKKWHLIDAEGLVVGRVATLIANILRGKHKPSFTPHVDCGDHVVVINADKVRFTGRKLQQKIYYKHTGYAGGLKETTAAKVLEGRFPERVLEKAVERMIPRGPLGRDQMRALHLYNGTEHPHAGQDPQTLDVASMNRKNKVGA; translated from the coding sequence ATGAAGGCGCTGATGAAGACCACCAAGTCGGCGAAGCCGGCTGAGGTCGAGAAGAAGTGGCATCTGATTGATGCCGAAGGTCTGGTCGTTGGCCGCGTGGCCACGCTGATCGCCAACATCCTGCGCGGCAAGCACAAGCCGAGCTTCACCCCGCACGTCGATTGCGGCGATCATGTCGTCGTCATCAACGCTGACAAGGTGCGCTTCACCGGCCGCAAGCTGCAGCAGAAGATCTACTATAAGCACACCGGTTATGCGGGCGGCCTCAAGGAGACCACTGCGGCCAAGGTGCTCGAAGGTCGTTTCCCCGAGCGCGTCCTCGAAAAGGCCGTCGAGCGGATGATTCCGCGCGGTCCGCTCGGCCGCGACCAGATGCGTGCCCTGCACCTCTACAACGGGACCGAGCATCCCCATGCCGGCCAGGACCCGCAGACGCTCGACGTCGCGTCGATGAACCGCAAGAACAAGGTGGGCGCATAA
- the cutA gene encoding divalent-cation tolerance protein CutA, translated as MSIATVYCVFADDEEARRIGRLVVEESLAACVNIMAPCRSFYRWDGRVEEAREVPALFKTTDDVANRLVERLTLLHSYDVPAITVWPVDRALDGYEKWVARSVLQA; from the coding sequence ATGAGCATCGCCACCGTCTATTGCGTGTTCGCCGACGATGAAGAGGCGCGCCGGATCGGACGGCTGGTGGTCGAGGAAAGCCTCGCCGCCTGCGTCAACATCATGGCGCCGTGCCGGTCCTTCTACCGATGGGACGGCCGGGTCGAGGAGGCGCGCGAGGTCCCTGCCCTGTTCAAGACCACCGACGACGTGGCCAACCGGCTGGTCGAGCGCCTGACCCTGCTCCACAGCTATGATGTCCCGGCGATCACCGTCTGGCCGGTCGATCGCGCGCTGGACGGCTATGAAAAGTGGGTCGCGCGAAGCGTGCTCCAGGCATAG